Proteins encoded within one genomic window of Sphingomonas cannabina:
- the tuf gene encoding elongation factor Tu, producing the protein MAKAKFERTKPHLNIGTIGHVDHGKTSLTAAITKVLAETGGATFVDYANIDKAPEERERGITISTAHVEYETDKRHYAHVDCPGHADYVKNMITGAAQMDGAILVVSATDGPMPQTREHILLARQVGVPAMVVFMNKVDLVDDPEILELVELEIRELLSSYEFPGDDIPIIKGSAVKALDGSNDEIGKKAVLELMAQVDEYIPQPERPLDKPFMMPIEDVFSISGRGTVVTGRVETGIVKVGEEVEIVGITDTRKTTVTGVEMFRKLLDSGEAGDNIGALLRGIGRDEVERGQVLAKPGSITPHTDFQSEVYVLSKEEGGRHTPFFANYRPQFYFRTTDVTGTVELPAGTEMVMPGDNVALGVKLIAPIAMDVGQRFTIREGGRTVGAGVVSGISK; encoded by the coding sequence ATGGCGAAGGCAAAGTTTGAGCGGACCAAGCCGCACCTCAACATCGGCACCATCGGCCACGTCGATCACGGCAAGACGTCGCTGACCGCCGCGATCACGAAGGTCCTGGCCGAGACGGGCGGCGCGACGTTCGTCGACTACGCCAACATCGACAAGGCGCCGGAAGAGCGTGAGCGCGGCATCACCATCTCGACCGCGCACGTCGAGTATGAGACCGACAAGCGCCACTATGCGCACGTCGACTGCCCGGGCCACGCCGACTACGTCAAGAACATGATCACCGGTGCCGCCCAGATGGACGGCGCGATCCTGGTCGTGTCGGCGACCGACGGCCCGATGCCGCAGACCCGCGAGCACATCCTGCTCGCCCGTCAGGTCGGCGTGCCGGCGATGGTCGTGTTCATGAACAAGGTCGACCTGGTCGACGATCCCGAGATCCTCGAGCTCGTCGAGCTCGAGATCCGCGAGCTGCTCAGCTCGTACGAGTTCCCGGGCGACGACATTCCGATCATCAAGGGTTCGGCGGTCAAGGCGCTCGACGGCAGCAACGACGAGATCGGCAAGAAGGCCGTGCTCGAGCTGATGGCGCAGGTTGACGAGTACATCCCGCAGCCGGAGCGTCCGCTCGACAAGCCGTTCATGATGCCGATCGAGGACGTGTTCTCGATCTCGGGCCGCGGCACCGTGGTGACCGGCCGCGTCGAGACCGGCATCGTCAAGGTCGGCGAGGAAGTCGAGATCGTCGGCATCACCGACACCCGCAAGACCACCGTCACCGGCGTCGAGATGTTCCGCAAGCTGCTCGATTCGGGCGAGGCCGGCGACAACATCGGCGCGCTGCTGCGCGGCATCGGCCGTGACGAGGTCGAGCGTGGCCAGGTTCTGGCCAAGCCGGGCTCGATCACCCCGCACACCGACTTCCAGTCGGAGGTGTACGTGCTGTCGAAGGAGGAGGGTGGCCGTCACACGCCGTTCTTCGCCAACTATCGTCCGCAGTTCTACTTCCGTACCACGGACGTCACCGGCACCGTCGAGCTGCCGGCCGGCACCGAGATGGTCATGCCGGGCGACAACGTCGCGCTGGGCGTCAAGCTGATCGCCCCGATCGCGATGGACGTCGGCCAGCGCTTCACCATCCGCGAGGGTGGCCGCACCGTCGGTGCGGGTGTCGTCAGCGGCATCTCGAAGTAA
- the fusA gene encoding elongation factor G: MARSHPLERYRNIGIMAHIDAGKTTTTERILYYTGKSYKIGEVHEGTATMDWMEQEQERGITITSAATTCKWRAEEGKGEEHLINIIDTPGHVDFTIEVERSLRVLDGAVACFDGVAGVEPQSETVWRQAEKYHVPRMCFVNKLDRTGASFERCVEMIKDRLGARPAVLYLPIGIEGGFKGLVDLVENRAIIWLEESLGAKFEYQDIPDDMKDAAAAARNELIELAVEQDDAVMEKFFEGEEPDAKTLKKLIRKGTLNFSFVPVLCGSAFKNKGVQPLLDAVVDFLPSPLDIPDVQGVKLDGETPDSRPAADNAPLSLLAFKIMNDPFVGSLTFARIYSGTLTKGQYLNSVKDKKEKIGRMLLMHANSREDIEEARAGDIVAIAGLKETTTGDTLCDPANPIILERMEFPEPVIELSVEPKTKADQEKMGIALNRLAAEDPSFRVSTDHESGQTIIKGMGELHLEILVDRMKREFKVEANVGAPQVAYREYLAKQVDIDYTHKKQSGGSGQFGRVKVTVIPGERGSGFQFFDEIKGGNIPREYIPSVEKGFRETAETGHLIGFPIIDFEVHLTDGAYHDVDSSALAFEICARGAMREAAAKAGIKLLEPIMKVEVVTPEDYLGDVIGDMNSRRGQIQGTDTRGNAQAVTAMVPLANMFGYVNQLRSFTQGRANYSMQFSHYDEVPQNVADEVKAKLA, encoded by the coding sequence ATGGCCCGCAGCCATCCGCTCGAACGCTATCGTAACATCGGCATCATGGCGCACATCGATGCCGGCAAGACGACGACGACCGAGCGCATCCTCTACTACACCGGCAAGTCCTACAAGATCGGCGAGGTCCATGAGGGCACCGCGACGATGGACTGGATGGAGCAGGAGCAGGAGCGCGGGATCACGATCACGTCGGCGGCGACCACCTGCAAGTGGCGCGCCGAAGAGGGCAAGGGCGAAGAGCACCTGATCAACATCATCGACACGCCGGGTCACGTCGACTTCACCATCGAGGTCGAGCGTTCGCTGCGCGTGCTCGACGGTGCGGTCGCCTGCTTCGACGGCGTCGCAGGCGTGGAGCCGCAGTCGGAGACGGTGTGGCGCCAGGCCGAGAAGTATCACGTGCCGCGCATGTGCTTCGTCAACAAGCTCGACCGCACCGGTGCGAGCTTCGAGCGTTGCGTCGAGATGATCAAGGACCGCCTCGGCGCGCGTCCGGCGGTGCTGTATCTCCCGATCGGCATCGAGGGCGGTTTCAAGGGTCTGGTCGACCTGGTCGAGAACCGCGCGATCATCTGGCTCGAGGAGAGCCTGGGCGCGAAGTTCGAATATCAGGACATCCCGGACGACATGAAGGATGCCGCCGCGGCTGCGCGCAACGAGCTCATCGAGCTCGCCGTCGAGCAGGACGATGCGGTGATGGAGAAGTTCTTCGAGGGCGAGGAGCCCGACGCGAAGACGCTCAAGAAGCTGATCCGCAAGGGTACGCTCAACTTCTCGTTCGTGCCGGTGCTGTGCGGCTCGGCGTTCAAGAACAAGGGCGTTCAGCCCCTGCTCGACGCGGTGGTCGACTTCCTGCCGAGCCCGCTCGACATTCCCGACGTGCAGGGCGTGAAGCTCGACGGCGAGACCCCGGATTCGCGTCCGGCCGCCGACAATGCGCCGTTGTCGCTGCTCGCGTTCAAGATCATGAACGATCCGTTCGTCGGCTCGCTCACCTTCGCCCGCATCTATTCGGGCACCCTCACCAAGGGTCAGTATCTGAACTCGGTGAAGGACAAGAAGGAGAAGATCGGCCGTATGCTCCTCATGCACGCGAACTCGCGTGAGGACATCGAGGAAGCGCGCGCCGGCGACATCGTCGCGATCGCGGGCCTCAAGGAGACCACGACCGGCGACACGCTGTGCGATCCGGCCAACCCGATCATCCTCGAGCGGATGGAATTCCCCGAGCCGGTGATCGAGCTGTCGGTGGAGCCGAAGACCAAGGCCGACCAGGAGAAGATGGGCATCGCGCTCAACCGCCTGGCCGCCGAGGACCCGTCGTTCCGCGTCTCGACCGACCACGAATCGGGCCAGACCATCATCAAGGGGATGGGCGAGCTCCACCTCGAGATCCTGGTCGACCGCATGAAGCGCGAGTTCAAGGTCGAGGCCAACGTCGGCGCGCCGCAGGTCGCCTATCGCGAGTATCTCGCGAAGCAGGTCGACATCGACTACACCCACAAGAAGCAGTCGGGCGGCTCGGGCCAGTTCGGCCGCGTCAAGGTGACGGTGATCCCCGGCGAGCGTGGCTCGGGCTTCCAGTTCTTCGACGAGATCAAGGGCGGCAACATCCCGCGCGAGTATATCCCGTCGGTGGAGAAGGGCTTCCGCGAGACCGCCGAGACCGGTCACCTGATCGGCTTCCCGATCATCGACTTCGAGGTGCACCTGACCGACGGTGCCTACCACGACGTCGACTCGTCGGCGCTGGCGTTCGAGATCTGCGCCCGCGGCGCGATGCGCGAGGCGGCGGCGAAGGCAGGCATCAAGCTGCTCGAGCCGATCATGAAGGTCGAGGTGGTGACGCCGGAGGATTACCTCGGCGACGTCATCGGCGACATGAACTCGCGCCGTGGCCAGATCCAGGGCACCGACACGCGCGGCAACGCGCAGGCGGTGACCGCGATGGTGCCGCTCGCGAACATGTTCGGCTATGTGAACCAGCTCCGTTCTTTCACCCAGGGGCGCGCGAACTACTCGATGCAGTTCTCGCACTATGACGAAGTGCCGCAGAATGTTGCGGACGAGGTCAAGGCGAAGCTGGCGTAA
- the rpsG gene encoding 30S ribosomal protein S7, which produces MARRRRPEKREILPDPKFGDEVLSKFMNSVMLDGKKSVAENIVYGALDTVEARAKKDPLGVFHDALNNVKPGIEVRSRRVGGATYQVPVEVRPERAQALAIRWLIAAARNRSEHTMAARLSGELLDASNNRGNAVKKREDTHRMAEANRAFSHYRW; this is translated from the coding sequence ATGGCTCGTCGTCGTCGTCCCGAGAAGCGGGAAATCCTGCCTGATCCCAAGTTCGGGGATGAGGTGCTTTCGAAGTTCATGAACAGCGTGATGCTCGACGGCAAGAAGTCCGTCGCGGAGAACATCGTCTATGGCGCGCTCGACACCGTCGAGGCGCGCGCCAAGAAGGATCCGCTGGGCGTGTTCCATGATGCGCTCAACAATGTGAAGCCGGGCATCGAGGTCCGCAGCCGCCGCGTCGGCGGTGCGACCTACCAGGTGCCGGTCGAGGTCCGTCCGGAGCGCGCGCAGGCGCTAGCGATCCGCTGGCTGATCGCCGCGGCGCGCAACCGCAGCGAGCACACCATGGCGGCGCGCCTGTCGGGCGAGCTGCTCGACGCCTCGAACAACCGCGGCAACGCGGTGAAGAAGCGCGAGGACACGCACCGCATGGCCGAGGCGAACCGCGCCTTCAGCCACTACCGCTGGTAA
- the rpsL gene encoding 30S ribosomal protein S12 codes for MPTINQLVRKGRDPQKAKSKVPAMEQNPQKRGVCTRVYTTTPKKPNSALRKVAKVRLTNQREVISYIPGEGHNLQEHSVVLIRGGRVRDLPGVRYHVLRGVLDTQGVKDRRQSRSKYGAKRPK; via the coding sequence ATGCCGACGATCAACCAGCTGGTCCGCAAGGGCCGCGACCCGCAGAAGGCCAAGTCGAAGGTCCCTGCGATGGAACAGAACCCGCAGAAGCGCGGTGTCTGCACCCGCGTCTATACCACGACCCCGAAGAAGCCGAACTCGGCGCTGCGTAAGGTGGCCAAGGTCCGCCTGACCAACCAGCGCGAGGTCATCAGCTACATTCCGGGCGAGGGCCACAACCTGCAGGAGCACTCGGTGGTGCTCATCCGCGGCGGCCGTGTGCGCGACCTTCCGGGCGTGCGCTACCACGTGCTGCGCGGTGTGCTCGACACGCAGGGCGTCAAGGACCGCCGGCAGTCGCGCTCGAAGTACGGCGCCAAGCGTCCGAAGTAA
- a CDS encoding bactofilin family protein, whose translation MFNSSNRGRESAPSSSQPANGNGKRAAAGSGLFSVIGPDVTVTGNIVAAADLHVDGRVEGDVVCGALTQGTDSAIHGGVTAETARIGGSIEGAVRVRQLLVERTARIAGDIEYEMITIESGGQIDGALRRVTSLTLTPAAPALLASTAKAEIEETQLVA comes from the coding sequence ATGTTCAATTCGTCGAACCGCGGCCGCGAGTCTGCGCCGTCTTCCTCGCAGCCTGCAAACGGGAACGGCAAGCGCGCCGCGGCGGGCAGCGGCCTGTTCTCCGTGATCGGCCCGGACGTGACGGTCACCGGCAACATCGTCGCGGCGGCCGACCTGCATGTCGACGGGCGAGTCGAAGGCGACGTCGTGTGCGGCGCGCTGACCCAGGGCACCGATAGCGCGATCCACGGCGGCGTCACTGCCGAAACCGCACGCATCGGCGGCAGCATCGAAGGTGCGGTGCGTGTCCGCCAGCTCCTCGTCGAGCGCACGGCGCGAATCGCCGGCGACATCGAATATGAGATGATCACCATCGAGAGCGGCGGCCAGATCGACGGCGCGCTGCGCCGCGTGACCTCGCTCACGCTGACGCCCGCCGCGCCGGCGCTGCTGGCGAGCACGGCCAAGGCAGAGATCGAAGAGACGCAGCTCGTCGCCTGA
- a CDS encoding DUF4142 domain-containing protein has translation MKSPFAAVAALVLVAGCTPGTENATEAANDSPIANIIAPRPEPSKSPDQTFVDSVASLNAYIAGAGSLAEQKGTSARVKAFGKKLMLDRTQSTMKLKLAAATQPDLLIDASLDDEQNDNIATLQKANGAAFDTALKAQMVVALTKLEALLKERYLANEGDPELKSFASYGAPPVRANLAAAKAL, from the coding sequence ATGAAATCACCGTTCGCTGCCGTTGCCGCGCTCGTCCTCGTCGCCGGCTGCACGCCCGGGACCGAGAACGCGACCGAAGCCGCCAACGACAGCCCGATCGCCAACATCATCGCGCCCAGGCCCGAGCCGTCCAAGTCGCCCGACCAGACGTTCGTCGACAGCGTGGCGTCGCTCAACGCCTATATCGCGGGCGCGGGCTCGCTCGCCGAGCAGAAGGGGACGAGCGCCAGGGTCAAAGCGTTCGGCAAGAAGCTGATGCTCGATCGCACCCAGTCGACGATGAAGCTCAAGCTCGCCGCTGCCACACAGCCGGACCTGCTGATCGACGCGTCGCTCGACGACGAGCAGAACGACAACATCGCGACGCTGCAGAAGGCGAACGGCGCCGCGTTCGACACGGCGCTCAAGGCGCAGATGGTCGTCGCGCTGACCAAGCTCGAGGCCCTGCTCAAGGAACGCTACCTCGCGAACGAAGGCGATCCCGAGCTCAAGAGCTTCGCGAGCTACGGCGCGCCGCCCGTCCGGGCCAATCTCGCTGCCGCCAAGGCGCTCTGA
- a CDS encoding GFA family protein — MPLPALPWDGGCRCGAVRFRVSMPPLFTAVCHCTGCQRMTASAYSTTLAVPQDGFAVTEGETVIGGLHGERLHHQHCDRCKSWLFTTFEPATGFVNVRATMLDDPSWFTPFIENYTSEALPWARVDAPHSFEKFPPMEQYQPLLAEFASTCR; from the coding sequence ATGCCACTCCCTGCTCTCCCCTGGGACGGCGGCTGCCGCTGCGGCGCGGTCCGCTTCCGCGTGAGCATGCCGCCGCTGTTCACCGCCGTCTGCCACTGCACCGGCTGCCAGCGGATGACGGCGAGCGCCTATTCGACCACGCTGGCGGTGCCCCAGGACGGGTTCGCCGTGACCGAGGGCGAGACGGTGATCGGCGGCCTCCACGGCGAACGGCTGCACCACCAGCATTGCGACCGCTGCAAGAGCTGGCTGTTCACGACCTTCGAGCCGGCGACCGGCTTCGTCAACGTCCGCGCGACCATGCTCGACGATCCGAGCTGGTTCACGCCGTTCATCGAGAACTATACAAGCGAGGCGCTGCCCTGGGCGCGGGTGGATGCGCCGCACAGCTTCGAGAAGTTCCCGCCGATGGAGCAATATCAGCCACTGCTGGCGGAGTTTGCGTCCACTTGCCGATAA